One window of the candidate division KSB1 bacterium genome contains the following:
- a CDS encoding DinB family protein, with amino-acid sequence MSNIESFIPQWEFEFQITLNVLRAIPEDKIEFKPHEKFFSARRLAWHLVRIEDIFGRGVLKDKIVIGESTLPSEPPATIAEMITIAQKQHSEIVNAWHALDDAALQQKIPFLTPDGVVRRELSRKAYLRVTLMHHVIHHRGQLSLMLRLMGARVPSIYGPSGDEGWPAK; translated from the coding sequence ATGTCCAACATCGAAAGCTTCATTCCGCAGTGGGAATTCGAATTTCAAATCACCCTGAATGTTTTGCGCGCCATTCCTGAAGACAAAATCGAGTTCAAACCTCATGAAAAATTTTTCTCGGCGCGAAGATTGGCGTGGCATCTTGTTCGCATCGAAGATATTTTTGGCCGAGGTGTCCTGAAAGATAAAATCGTGATTGGTGAAAGCACCCTCCCTTCTGAGCCGCCGGCAACCATCGCCGAAATGATCACCATTGCCCAAAAGCAACATTCTGAAATCGTCAACGCCTGGCACGCATTGGATGACGCCGCGCTTCAACAAAAGATTCCGTTTCTCACGCCGGACGGCGTGGTGAGAAGAGAACTGTCACGCAAAGCTTATTTGCGCGTCACCCTGATGCACCACGTCATTCATCATCGCGGCCAGCTCAGTTTGATGTTGCGCTTGATGGGCGCCAGGGTGCCGAGCATTTATGGGCCATCGGGCGATGAAGGTTGGCCGGCGAAGTGA
- a CDS encoding metallophosphoesterase codes for MSWFIRMVLFVLPAILLVYAYAGWRLTSALGHLTAWPRQRIRWSVQFAAGYLVIYPLLLVLASLLNATALNDALRGGEFWTKLFFIFPFWIGLIIVVEILPFLLALDLSRFLLRPLFKKYQSLWLKSQACITVSLFAILTVYVPVRIRHDTYSIRLTEREAKIPHLTDELEGFRLVQLSDLQADTYTGEQKMLRYIDLANSQKPDLIVFCGDLVTRGTDHIERGAKMMGRLQARLGVYACLGDHDYWANPHAIAQQLKENRVVVIEDSVLTLTASPSKISLTTVTNIYNRRPSAATLDRLRQQRNDTAAVHLLLSHQPSDELIQFAQRHGYHLLLAGHTHGGQIVFKPFGIPLNVSQTETRYYSGFFKLGDLFLSVTNGLGLTFAPFRYQAPAEVTLITLRRA; via the coding sequence ATGAGTTGGTTCATTCGCATGGTCTTATTCGTTTTGCCGGCCATCCTGCTCGTTTATGCCTACGCCGGCTGGCGGCTCACCTCCGCGCTTGGACACTTGACCGCATGGCCGCGTCAGCGCATTCGCTGGAGCGTGCAATTCGCTGCCGGATATTTGGTCATTTACCCGTTACTTTTGGTGCTCGCCTCGCTTTTAAACGCGACGGCTCTCAACGATGCCCTGCGGGGCGGAGAATTTTGGACCAAACTCTTTTTCATCTTTCCATTTTGGATCGGCCTCATTATCGTCGTTGAAATCCTTCCGTTCTTGCTCGCGCTCGATCTCTCGCGTTTTTTGTTGCGTCCGTTGTTCAAAAAATATCAATCTCTCTGGCTGAAATCGCAGGCTTGCATCACAGTTTCCCTTTTTGCTATCCTCACGGTTTACGTGCCTGTTCGTATTCGGCACGACACCTATTCCATCCGGCTCACGGAACGTGAGGCGAAAATTCCGCACTTGACCGATGAACTGGAAGGCTTTCGCCTCGTCCAGCTCAGCGATTTGCAGGCCGACACCTACACCGGCGAGCAGAAAATGCTTCGCTACATCGATCTCGCCAATTCGCAAAAACCCGACCTCATCGTCTTTTGCGGGGATTTGGTGACACGAGGAACCGATCACATTGAACGCGGCGCCAAAATGATGGGACGCTTGCAGGCACGGTTGGGCGTTTATGCCTGTTTGGGTGATCACGATTACTGGGCGAATCCACATGCGATTGCACAACAGTTAAAAGAAAATCGCGTTGTCGTCATTGAAGATTCGGTTTTGACGCTCACTGCCAGCCCGAGCAAAATTTCGTTGACCACGGTGACCAATATTTATAATCGCCGCCCGTCCGCGGCAACTCTTGACCGCTTGCGCCAGCAACGCAACGACACCGCCGCTGTTCATCTCCTGCTTTCTCATCAACCGAGCGATGAGCTGATTCAATTTGCGCAACGGCACGGTTATCATCTTTTGCTCGCCGGTCACACCCACGGCGGGCAAATCGTGTTCAAGCCGTTTGGCATACCGCTCAATGTCTCGCAAACCGAAACGCGCTACTATTCCGGATTTTTTAAGCTAGGCGATTTATTTTTAAGCGTCACCAACGGCCTGGGTTTGACGTTCGCGCCGTTTCGCTACCAGGCCCCGGCGGAAGTGACGCTCATCACCTTGCGCCGCGCGTAA
- a CDS encoding tetratricopeptide repeat protein encodes MSCAYHNRLDYIADYVRDELPDDEQEKFETHYLACDKCLEAVRFMEKTSLAMRHYGSRIFAPIPQTSWLDRLKIWWGELPLSQQWKDAIPAFATYLLFVGIMSVGYYLFNYGIMSDSSSHQDRSGGMMQDASNVALYEVQHFNWDQPPANTTEPALLNSLAEIQPIYQAHDYKLAAARLTQVVQDFPHSLEAHLFLGISQLRLKQASDAIQNLEKALQIRPDYAPAQWYLSQGYLMQDRFVEARQQLAALMKQQDPHFKKLAERSLQKLNKQNK; translated from the coding sequence ATGTCTTGTGCCTACCACAACCGTCTCGATTATATTGCTGATTATGTTCGAGACGAGCTCCCTGATGATGAGCAAGAGAAATTTGAAACCCATTATCTGGCGTGCGACAAATGTCTTGAGGCCGTCCGTTTCATGGAAAAAACCTCTTTGGCCATGCGCCACTACGGCAGCCGGATCTTTGCGCCAATCCCGCAAACCAGTTGGCTGGATCGACTCAAAATCTGGTGGGGCGAGCTGCCGCTTTCGCAACAGTGGAAAGATGCCATCCCGGCTTTTGCAACTTATTTGTTGTTTGTCGGCATCATGAGCGTGGGTTACTACTTGTTCAATTACGGCATAATGAGTGATTCATCTTCACATCAGGATCGTTCCGGAGGAATGATGCAGGATGCTTCGAATGTCGCGTTGTATGAAGTGCAGCATTTTAATTGGGACCAGCCGCCCGCCAACACCACTGAGCCGGCCCTCTTGAACAGTTTGGCTGAAATTCAGCCCATTTATCAAGCTCATGACTATAAATTAGCTGCTGCACGACTTACTCAAGTCGTTCAAGATTTCCCCCACTCTCTTGAAGCCCATTTATTCCTCGGCATCAGTCAACTCCGCCTCAAGCAGGCCTCGGACGCCATTCAAAATTTGGAAAAAGCCCTGCAAATCCGCCCTGATTACGCGCCGGCGCAATGGTACTTGTCACAGGGCTACCTCATGCAAGATCGTTTTGTCGAAGCGCGTCAGCAACTTGCCGCTTTGATGAAACAACAAGATCCGCATTTCAAAAAATTGGCTGAGCGATCTCTGCAAAAATTGAATAAGCAAAACAAATAA
- a CDS encoding sigma-70 family RNA polymerase sigma factor — protein sequence MINSFVGEINASAPTKEWIASRREAVKNYLWKRWDLRGEDLEDVLQETMTAALQSFSNYKGLNDAEPGTYLIGIAKNVAHSHIRRRNRHERPLTSIEEIAGSLGVVFRDEVEAEEMAKLLREKISKLPKNYIQVLELVFYKDYREREVAAKLGIPAEKVYSLKSDALKRLRKLCKKDSRFRP from the coding sequence ATGATCAACAGCTTCGTGGGAGAAATTAACGCCAGCGCTCCGACCAAAGAGTGGATCGCCTCACGGCGTGAGGCCGTGAAAAATTATCTCTGGAAAAGATGGGATCTCCGCGGCGAAGATTTGGAAGACGTCCTGCAGGAAACCATGACGGCCGCGTTACAAAGCTTTTCCAACTACAAGGGGCTTAACGACGCCGAACCCGGCACCTATTTGATCGGCATCGCCAAGAATGTCGCGCATTCGCATATCCGCCGCCGCAATCGTCACGAGCGCCCGCTCACCTCAATTGAAGAAATCGCCGGAAGTCTCGGTGTGGTTTTTCGTGACGAGGTCGAAGCCGAAGAAATGGCCAAGCTTTTAAGAGAAAAAATTTCCAAGCTGCCAAAAAATTATATCCAGGTTTTGGAATTGGTTTTCTACAAAGATTATAGAGAACGGGAAGTCGCCGCCAAGCTTGGCATTCCCGCCGAAAAAGTTTATAGCTTGAAATCCGACGCGCTCAAGCGGTTAAGAAAGCTCTGTAAAAAGGATTCCAGATTTCGCCCTTAA